Proteins from a genomic interval of Pseudomonas silesiensis:
- a CDS encoding DUF6124 family protein: MFKITPNPPDPDPTSSSENADSNIHHEPADRVPSAADINATPRKLCTMFTVNPELDTETLLAHACESLASANVMAMDLADHMEGPGRNSLLGIAQVIMLGELAVNRALDRLDPP; encoded by the coding sequence ATGTTCAAGATCACACCGAATCCGCCGGATCCCGATCCGACATCCTCCTCAGAAAATGCCGACTCAAACATTCACCACGAACCCGCGGACCGCGTTCCCTCAGCTGCCGACATCAACGCCACCCCACGCAAACTCTGCACCATGTTCACCGTCAATCCCGAGCTCGATACCGAGACGCTGCTGGCCCATGCCTGCGAGTCGCTGGCGTCGGCCAATGTCATGGCCATGGACCTGGCGGATCATATGGAGGGGCCGGGTCGTAATTCACTGCTGGGGATTGCGCAGGTCATCATGCTGGGGGAGTTGGCGGTGAATCGGGCGCTGGATCGACTCGACCCGCCTTAG